The following are encoded in a window of Nitrospirota bacterium genomic DNA:
- the tolB gene encoding Tol-Pal system beta propeller repeat protein TolB, translated as MTKVKMISAWFGGVLFLAGAVGILESGAADVFLEVTRPDFQKISLGIAGIQNGGGPEWLGGRIEEVLKKDVKRSLVFDLVDLPSLGITPSNIGNGTGTGSKAVFKQVAEKGVSVLVWGKAVMKEAQKDADVNMEGFVYDSGSDEVVGGKRYAGSPSVVRLMAHRFVDELVFRYTGEPGIARTKIAYVAQQGTARELFVMDYDGYDARQLTADGFLNLMPQWSPDRRFLVFTAYRDRNTQTIDMIELATGKRWTLISLGGLNITPALSPDGNFLAFASSHEGNSELYRLDTRTKTIQRLTVNPSGDLSPSWSPNGRELVFVSDRGGGPQLFLMGSDGTNVRRLTFDGDYNAAPTWSPRGNWIAYVCRTQREYKLCVITPDGQKRMQLTTGPGVDDSPSWSPDGRHLVFSSTVEGKSHIYMIDADGKDLERLTFQGTHNSAPSWSPAS; from the coding sequence ATGACCAAGGTGAAAATGATCAGCGCCTGGTTCGGAGGGGTACTGTTCCTGGCAGGAGCTGTCGGTATTCTTGAATCTGGAGCAGCGGATGTGTTCCTTGAGGTCACCCGCCCCGACTTCCAAAAGATTTCTCTGGGTATTGCGGGGATACAAAACGGGGGAGGTCCCGAGTGGTTAGGGGGGCGAATCGAAGAAGTCCTTAAGAAGGATGTAAAACGCTCCTTGGTCTTCGATCTGGTGGATTTGCCCAGTCTTGGAATTACACCATCCAATATCGGCAATGGGACAGGGACCGGTTCCAAGGCTGTATTCAAACAAGTAGCTGAAAAGGGTGTCTCGGTCTTGGTCTGGGGAAAAGCAGTCATGAAAGAGGCGCAGAAGGATGCCGACGTGAATATGGAGGGCTTTGTCTACGACAGCGGGAGCGACGAAGTTGTGGGGGGGAAACGCTATGCGGGGTCTCCATCAGTTGTGCGGCTGATGGCGCACCGCTTTGTTGATGAACTGGTATTTCGGTACACGGGTGAGCCGGGCATCGCACGGACCAAGATCGCGTATGTGGCTCAGCAGGGAACTGCTCGCGAGTTGTTTGTGATGGATTATGATGGGTACGATGCGCGTCAGCTCACGGCTGATGGATTTCTGAACCTCATGCCGCAATGGTCTCCAGATCGCCGGTTCCTTGTCTTCACTGCCTATCGTGATCGTAATACTCAGACCATCGATATGATCGAGTTGGCGACGGGTAAACGATGGACTCTTATTTCTCTGGGGGGATTGAATATCACTCCGGCGCTGTCCCCTGACGGAAACTTCCTGGCATTCGCCTCCAGTCATGAAGGTAATTCCGAACTCTATCGGTTGGATACCAGGACAAAAACCATCCAACGATTGACTGTAAACCCGTCCGGTGACTTGTCGCCTTCCTGGTCTCCGAACGGACGAGAGCTGGTATTTGTGTCGGATCGGGGCGGCGGGCCGCAGTTATTCCTCATGGGTTCAGATGGGACGAATGTGCGCCGCCTGACGTTTGACGGTGATTACAATGCCGCGCCGACGTGGTCGCCCCGCGGGAACTGGATTGCCTATGTGTGCCGGACGCAACGAGAGTACAAGCTCTGTGTCATCACGCCGGATGGACAGAAACGAATGCAATTGACAACGGGGCCTGGTGTCGATGATTCACCATCCTGGTCGCCGGATGGTCGGCATCTCGTCTTCAGTTCGACGGTCGAGGGAAAGAGTCACATCTACATGATTGATGCCGATGGTAAGGATCTAGAGCGGCTCACCTTCCAGGGCACGCACAATAGCGCACCTTCCTGGTCACCGGCATCCTGA
- the pal gene encoding peptidoglycan-associated lipoprotein Pal — MLAKVDPSSNAGRQIDEIRAEQAASAAAGLRDVFFAYDSWVITEEGRQALSRNAEWIKSNSNALLKVEGHCDERGTSAYNLVLGEKRAKAVRNYLVELGVGANRLSVVSYGKERPSCTEHAESCYQQNRRGHLAVKVGK, encoded by the coding sequence ATGCTGGCCAAGGTGGATCCTTCGAGCAATGCCGGACGACAAATCGATGAGATTCGTGCCGAGCAGGCTGCGTCGGCTGCAGCGGGCTTACGGGATGTATTTTTCGCCTACGATAGCTGGGTGATCACTGAAGAGGGGCGTCAGGCATTGAGTCGCAATGCTGAGTGGATCAAGTCCAATTCGAATGCCCTGCTCAAGGTTGAAGGACACTGTGACGAGCGTGGGACGTCTGCCTACAACCTGGTACTCGGTGAAAAAAGGGCGAAAGCCGTACGGAACTACCTGGTCGAACTGGGTGTCGGCGCCAATCGTCTGTCCGTTGTCTCGTATGGGAAAGAGCGGCCGTCCTGCACCGAACATGCGGAATCCTGTTACCAACAGAATCGGCGTGGACATCTTGCGGTGAAGGTCGGGAAGTAA
- the ybgF gene encoding tol-pal system protein YbgF translates to MWNHSNAKGTWTAVCAISALLSAGCLAQQAELKQTERNLQQRIKQTSDESAQTRARQSQEISVLREQELPQLRGELERALHQAHELQGKQEDLKQRSVQLELQTKRLEQLAAKLDADNTTRYNQVRESLNAQDVKNKQERDQLRMDVNARLDDVSRQMEVVRKEIIEAVQKTNGGLARNLDARLEEQQKILAGLSERLSQEEQAGRLSTTHINETNKAVTGHLSEVNKSVASVAQKFAARFEEQERRLDSLSKALDQIAQDVRARGGNKGGARPSTTKPAHRSALEPSSELRKAEQETSSTALHAQVETGQPAEAISPAVVAEELPTQQVSPGGQRSDRIEYERLLALFREGDLDGARQGFAAFLRDYENSDLSPNARYWLGEAYYGKKDYQQAIDSYDRVELDFPRSEKVPAAILKKGYAYLAMKDKKRASSAFTQVVTLYPRSPEAGKASDKLSQLKELQ, encoded by the coding sequence ATGTGGAACCATTCGAATGCAAAGGGAACCTGGACAGCGGTCTGTGCGATCTCTGCCTTATTGTCGGCCGGCTGCCTCGCCCAACAGGCTGAGCTTAAGCAGACAGAGCGAAATCTCCAGCAACGTATCAAGCAGACGAGCGATGAGTCGGCCCAGACCCGTGCGCGGCAGAGTCAGGAGATTTCGGTGCTTCGGGAGCAGGAGTTGCCGCAGTTGCGTGGCGAACTGGAGCGGGCATTGCACCAGGCTCATGAACTCCAGGGTAAGCAGGAAGATCTCAAGCAGCGCTCGGTACAACTTGAGCTGCAAACCAAGCGCCTCGAACAGTTGGCCGCGAAGCTGGATGCGGATAATACCACCCGCTACAACCAGGTGCGTGAGAGCCTCAATGCTCAGGATGTCAAGAATAAGCAGGAGCGTGACCAACTCCGCATGGATGTGAACGCTCGCCTTGACGATGTGAGCAGACAAATGGAGGTGGTGCGGAAAGAGATCATCGAGGCCGTGCAGAAGACGAACGGCGGGCTTGCCAGGAATCTCGACGCGCGTTTAGAAGAGCAGCAGAAGATACTGGCGGGATTGAGCGAGCGGTTGAGCCAAGAAGAGCAGGCGGGCAGACTGTCGACAACCCATATCAATGAGACGAACAAAGCGGTGACCGGTCATTTGAGCGAGGTGAATAAGAGTGTCGCCTCTGTCGCGCAGAAATTTGCTGCTCGTTTCGAAGAGCAGGAGCGTCGTCTGGATAGCCTTTCCAAGGCACTCGATCAGATCGCGCAGGATGTGCGCGCACGAGGGGGAAACAAGGGAGGAGCGCGTCCGTCGACCACGAAGCCGGCTCATCGATCAGCGTTGGAGCCTTCATCCGAGCTCCGAAAAGCTGAACAGGAGACCTCTTCGACAGCGCTCCATGCGCAAGTGGAAACAGGGCAACCGGCTGAAGCGATCTCGCCGGCTGTCGTGGCCGAAGAACTGCCCACCCAGCAAGTCAGTCCTGGTGGCCAGCGCTCCGATAGAATCGAGTACGAACGTCTACTGGCTCTGTTCCGTGAGGGAGATTTGGATGGAGCCAGGCAGGGCTTCGCCGCATTTTTACGGGACTATGAGAACTCGGATCTGTCTCCAAACGCTCGATATTGGCTCGGTGAAGCGTACTACGGCAAGAAGGATTATCAACAGGCGATCGATTCGTATGACCGCGTCGAGCTGGATTTCCCCCGGAGTGAAAAGGTGCCGGCTGCGATCTTGAAGAAAGGGTACGCGTACCTGGCCATGAAAGATAAGAAGCGCGCTTCTTCAGCCTTCACACAGGTGGTGACGTTGTATCCACGGAGTCCGGAGGCAGGAAAAGCGTCCGATAAATTATCCCAGTTGAAGGAGTTGCAATAA
- the ybgF gene encoding tol-pal system protein YbgF: MRKKIDSWEGVALTAGAMLWLAGCANHADFVEVRDHLSTVSKSQDQDQKRLDALQRRLESLERVKDTESARQKFDPRFDDLSVRIQKLESRLAKSDEGAGIPVAPRPEPTSGEQTRPPRPQKGGSPGDVSTMVPGVPTITPTSAFNLAYNDYLNGKYDLAVAGFQRFVKDFPGTSLTPNAYYWLGESAYQQKDYVRAMQSFEYLTAEYPGNEKVPAALFKSGLAAGETGDLAKSKKNLKRVIEEFPTSDEAKLAKNKLADIR, from the coding sequence ATGCGCAAAAAAATAGATTCGTGGGAGGGTGTGGCTCTTACGGCCGGAGCAATGCTGTGGCTCGCTGGATGTGCCAACCACGCCGATTTTGTGGAGGTGCGTGACCACTTGTCGACTGTGTCGAAATCTCAAGATCAAGATCAAAAGCGATTGGATGCGTTGCAACGGCGTCTGGAGTCTCTGGAGCGGGTGAAGGATACTGAGTCCGCCAGGCAGAAGTTTGATCCGAGGTTCGACGACCTGTCTGTACGGATCCAAAAGTTAGAAAGCCGATTGGCCAAGTCCGATGAGGGAGCAGGTATCCCGGTTGCGCCCAGGCCAGAGCCAACCTCTGGAGAACAGACTCGTCCCCCAAGACCACAGAAGGGGGGCTCCCCTGGCGATGTATCGACCATGGTGCCAGGCGTTCCCACGATTACTCCGACATCGGCATTCAATCTCGCGTACAACGACTATCTCAATGGGAAATATGATCTTGCCGTGGCCGGCTTTCAGCGATTTGTGAAGGACTTTCCTGGCACGTCGCTGACGCCGAATGCCTACTACTGGTTGGGCGAGTCTGCCTATCAGCAGAAAGATTACGTCCGCGCGATGCAATCGTTCGAGTATCTCACGGCAGAGTATCCGGGAAACGAAAAGGTGCCGGCGGCACTTTTCAAATCGGGGCTTGCAGCGGGAGAAACCGGAGATCTTGCCAAATCGAAAAAGAATCTCAAGCGGGTTATCGAAGAGTTCCCCACGTCGGATGAGGCCAAGCTGGCCAAGAACAAGCTGGCCGACATTCGATGA
- the mutL gene encoding DNA mismatch repair endonuclease MutL produces MPAASCSTKIHVLPGDVVSRIAAGEVVERPAAVVKELLENSLDAGGLHITVDVKDGGLTLIRVTDDGEGISRADLPLAFERHATSKLRSDRDLASVTTMGFRGEALPSIASVSHVLVTTATRQDTTVGSQFTLVAGGSGSVVDAPAVPGTRIEVSNLFFNQPARRKFLKSATTEFSHISRVVQLAGLAWPSVHFRLTHNGQEILNYPAVTTDRDRILQVYRPAFLDRTIEARGRIAGMSIRGVMVDPLHARSSRTPQELFVNRRPIRNATVFHAIVDGYGSFLPKGHHPTFVLFLDIEPDRLDVNVHPTKKEVRFADTEALHQLVRQTVRHALDGSGRKVVLGLTQGGASQTMPESLPTAVRQVDLLSGSRQAGLIPATGRDSRIMMNDTETLSGIVEGSQVAFAHEPVAMYQRAEKPDIVPLGQILRTYLVAQVGDELQVIDQHTAHERVLFQRLWRGWQSREIPSQPLLIPEPVELPAAQSLLLLKRSDDLEKLGLLVEPFGATGVAIRGVPVGLGKVDAAVLVQDLLEDLTEWDRASSLELRVQPVLASMACHGAVRAGRTLALPEIQQLIHDWVQEGLIMTCPHGRRTAFRLSTDELAQLFGRVGWS; encoded by the coding sequence ATGCCTGCCGCCAGCTGTTCGACGAAGATCCATGTCCTCCCAGGCGATGTAGTCAGCCGCATCGCGGCTGGCGAGGTCGTCGAGCGCCCTGCTGCGGTCGTAAAAGAGTTATTGGAAAACAGTCTCGATGCAGGGGGCCTGCATATCACGGTCGATGTAAAAGACGGCGGCCTGACCCTCATTCGAGTGACAGATGATGGGGAAGGGATCAGCCGTGCCGATCTTCCCCTGGCGTTCGAGCGGCATGCGACAAGCAAGCTCCGGTCCGATCGGGATCTCGCCTCGGTGACCACGATGGGTTTTCGAGGTGAGGCGCTACCCAGCATCGCGTCCGTCTCGCATGTCCTGGTGACGACTGCAACAAGGCAAGACACCACTGTGGGATCGCAGTTCACCCTGGTCGCAGGCGGCAGCGGTTCCGTCGTGGACGCCCCCGCCGTGCCGGGCACCAGGATCGAAGTGTCCAATTTGTTTTTCAATCAGCCAGCCAGAAGGAAGTTTCTGAAATCAGCCACGACGGAGTTCTCTCATATCAGCCGTGTCGTTCAACTCGCCGGCCTTGCCTGGCCATCGGTTCATTTCCGTCTGACCCATAACGGCCAGGAGATTCTCAACTATCCTGCCGTCACCACGGATCGTGATCGGATCCTTCAAGTCTATCGCCCAGCCTTTCTCGATCGAACTATTGAGGCGCGGGGTCGGATAGCAGGAATGTCGATCCGTGGCGTGATGGTCGATCCGCTTCATGCGAGATCCTCGAGAACGCCACAGGAATTGTTTGTGAATCGGCGGCCTATCCGCAATGCGACTGTGTTTCATGCGATCGTGGATGGGTATGGGTCGTTCCTGCCCAAGGGGCATCACCCAACGTTCGTGCTCTTCCTGGATATCGAACCCGACCGACTCGATGTCAACGTACACCCTACGAAGAAAGAGGTCCGTTTTGCAGACACGGAAGCTCTTCATCAGTTGGTGCGTCAGACCGTCCGTCATGCACTCGATGGATCTGGGCGGAAGGTTGTGCTGGGTCTGACGCAGGGAGGGGCATCGCAGACGATGCCGGAGTCGCTTCCTACTGCCGTGCGGCAGGTCGATCTACTCAGTGGCTCTCGCCAGGCTGGCTTGATCCCAGCCACTGGCCGGGATTCCCGAATCATGATGAACGATACGGAGACCCTATCCGGCATCGTCGAAGGAAGTCAGGTTGCCTTCGCTCACGAGCCAGTTGCGATGTATCAGCGGGCGGAGAAACCTGACATCGTGCCACTCGGGCAAATCCTCCGGACCTATCTCGTGGCTCAGGTGGGTGATGAACTGCAAGTGATCGATCAACATACGGCGCATGAGCGTGTTCTTTTCCAACGGCTTTGGAGAGGCTGGCAGAGCCGGGAAATCCCGTCGCAGCCGCTCCTGATTCCGGAACCGGTCGAACTGCCGGCAGCGCAGAGTCTACTGCTGCTCAAGCGCAGCGACGATCTGGAAAAACTCGGTCTGCTGGTTGAACCTTTTGGCGCAACAGGCGTGGCGATTCGGGGAGTGCCGGTCGGGTTGGGCAAGGTGGATGCGGCGGTGTTGGTACAGGACCTGCTCGAGGACTTGACCGAGTGGGATCGAGCCTCGTCCTTGGAATTACGCGTTCAACCGGTCTTGGCGTCTATGGCCTGTCATGGGGCCGTACGCGCTGGGCGTACCTTGGCGCTTCCTGAGATTCAGCAGTTGATCCACGATTGGGTACAGGAAGGGTTGATCATGACCTGCCCGCATGGGCGTCGCACGGCCTTTCGTCTTTCCACAGATGAACTCGCCCAGCTGTTCGGCAGGGTTGGATGGTCATGA
- the miaA gene encoding tRNA (adenosine(37)-N6)-dimethylallyltransferase MiaA, whose amino-acid sequence MTIPAKATCRLSGKQVCCKPVVVIVGPTAVGKSRIAVEVAKTFETEVLTADSRQVYRGMDIGTDKPFPEERQGVPHRLIDLVGPGELFNAGAYRRHAVDEIERLYKDRRLPLVVGGTGLYVRTLLKGLCGAPPSDPILRKVLQQEAIDQGHDRLYARLAAIDPMVAAQLHPRDESKVIRALEVYQLSGRRMSEFQQEHGFTERPFSALIIGLNRDRGALYRRIESRIDWQLAHGLIEETRQLLAQGYRRESGAMKGLGYRQVAEHLAGEYDAAEMIRRFKRDTRQYAKRQLTWFRKEPGIQWLTIEESESVRHTASLVIGSVGRFLSTLEEQE is encoded by the coding sequence ATGACCATTCCAGCGAAAGCAACCTGCCGTCTCTCAGGGAAGCAAGTCTGTTGCAAGCCTGTGGTTGTGATCGTGGGTCCGACTGCTGTGGGGAAGAGCCGCATTGCGGTCGAGGTAGCCAAGACTTTCGAGACCGAGGTGCTCACGGCAGATTCCCGTCAAGTCTATCGTGGGATGGACATTGGGACGGATAAGCCATTTCCGGAGGAACGCCAGGGGGTTCCCCACCGACTAATCGACCTCGTCGGTCCTGGTGAGCTATTTAATGCCGGTGCATATCGACGTCATGCAGTGGATGAGATCGAACGCCTGTACAAAGACCGCCGTCTTCCTCTCGTTGTAGGCGGCACAGGGCTCTATGTAAGGACCCTCCTGAAGGGCTTGTGTGGCGCGCCACCGTCCGATCCAATTCTGAGGAAGGTTCTGCAGCAGGAGGCGATTGACCAAGGACACGATCGCCTCTATGCTCGACTTGCAGCGATCGACCCAATGGTCGCGGCGCAATTGCATCCCCGCGACGAATCGAAAGTAATCCGTGCGCTGGAAGTGTACCAGTTATCCGGTCGCCGGATGTCGGAGTTTCAGCAGGAACATGGATTTACTGAAAGGCCATTTTCAGCCTTGATCATCGGCTTGAACCGGGACCGCGGTGCGCTGTATCGGCGTATCGAGAGCCGGATTGACTGGCAACTGGCTCATGGTTTGATAGAAGAAACCAGACAGCTCCTGGCCCAGGGGTATCGGCGTGAGAGTGGGGCCATGAAGGGTTTGGGGTATCGCCAGGTGGCAGAGCACTTGGCCGGTGAGTATGACGCAGCTGAAATGATTCGTCGGTTCAAAAGGGACACGAGACAATATGCCAAACGACAACTGACGTGGTTTCGAAAGGAACCGGGAATTCAATGGTTGACGATTGAGGAGTCGGAATCAGTCCGGCACACGGCGTCGCTGGTGATCGGATCGGTGGGTCGGTTTCTGAGCACACTTGAGGAGCAGGAATGA
- the mtnP gene encoding S-methyl-5'-thioadenosine phosphorylase, protein MTRQKTGGHADIGIIGGSGLYDIEGLRKVMERPVKTPFGAPSDKVLLGELEGVRIAFLSRHGRGHRMNPSEINYRANIYALKSLGVRRVISVSAVGSMKESIKPGDVVLPDQFIDLTKRRVSTFFEGGIVAHVAFGDPVCASLGSSLLEAGRMVGATVHQGGVYLCIEGPQFSTKGESRLYRQWGASVIGMTNLPEAKLAREAELCYSTVALATDYDCWHETEEAVTVEAILTTLRQNVTLAKRLLRSVLPAVAAVKACSCQRALQDAIITAPDQMPAALRRKLALLMERVVPVRKGVR, encoded by the coding sequence ATGACACGGCAGAAAACCGGAGGACATGCCGACATCGGCATCATCGGCGGCAGTGGGCTGTACGACATCGAAGGGCTTCGCAAGGTCATGGAACGCCCGGTCAAGACTCCCTTTGGGGCCCCCTCCGATAAGGTTTTGCTCGGCGAGTTAGAAGGGGTTCGTATCGCATTTCTTTCGCGGCATGGGCGCGGCCATCGGATGAATCCCTCTGAAATCAATTATCGCGCGAATATTTATGCGCTCAAGTCTCTTGGGGTTCGACGGGTGATTTCTGTGAGCGCGGTTGGGAGTATGAAGGAGTCGATCAAGCCAGGGGATGTGGTGTTGCCGGATCAATTTATCGACCTCACCAAGCGGCGGGTATCGACCTTCTTCGAAGGAGGGATCGTGGCGCATGTGGCGTTTGGCGATCCGGTCTGCGCCTCGCTTGGTTCCTCATTGTTGGAAGCAGGCCGCATGGTCGGCGCTACGGTACATCAGGGCGGTGTCTACCTCTGCATCGAAGGGCCGCAGTTTTCAACCAAAGGGGAGTCCCGCCTCTATCGGCAGTGGGGTGCTAGCGTGATCGGGATGACCAATCTTCCCGAGGCGAAGCTTGCGCGAGAGGCGGAGCTCTGTTACTCCACGGTGGCCCTGGCGACCGATTACGATTGTTGGCATGAGACGGAAGAGGCCGTCACCGTCGAGGCGATTTTGACCACGCTCCGCCAGAATGTCACGCTGGCCAAGCGACTGTTGCGGTCGGTGCTGCCTGCAGTGGCAGCAGTCAAGGCCTGCAGCTGCCAGCGCGCGTTGCAGGATGCCATCATCACAGCGCCCGATCAGATGCCGGCCGCTCTCAGACGAAAGCTGGCTCTGTTGATGGAACGGGTTGTTCCAGTGAGGAAAGGGGTTCGTTAA
- a CDS encoding sugar kinase, with protein MGKLLVVGSVALDTVKTPFGEVSEVLGGSATYFSTAASYFASVDLIAVVGEDFPPQHLAFLKSRGIDVTGLERRSGSTFRWKGEYTHQLNEAHTLDTKLNVFETFRPKIPEAYRSPDVLFLGNIDPELQLDVLQKLSRPPLVACDTMNFWINGKRDALWRVLEQVDILIINDGEARALGEDSNLVKVAQKVLARGPKHLIIKRGEYGVLMFNEKQVFGAPAFPLEDVRDPTGAGDTFAGGFLGYLTATGNRSAEAFKQAIIFGSVMASFTVEAFSLDRLRILDYKEIQERFRAFKQLTHFEDLS; from the coding sequence ATGGGAAAGTTGCTCGTCGTCGGGTCAGTCGCATTAGATACGGTGAAGACACCTTTCGGGGAGGTCAGCGAGGTCCTTGGAGGTTCGGCCACCTATTTTTCAACCGCCGCCAGTTATTTTGCCAGCGTCGATCTTATCGCAGTCGTGGGGGAAGATTTCCCCCCGCAACACCTGGCCTTCCTCAAGAGCCGTGGCATCGATGTGACTGGATTGGAACGGAGATCCGGCTCGACCTTTCGATGGAAAGGAGAGTACACGCATCAGTTGAACGAAGCGCACACGCTCGATACGAAACTCAACGTGTTTGAAACCTTTCGGCCGAAAATCCCCGAGGCCTATCGATCACCGGACGTATTGTTTCTCGGAAATATCGACCCGGAGCTGCAATTGGATGTGTTGCAGAAACTTTCACGTCCGCCATTGGTCGCGTGCGATACGATGAACTTTTGGATCAATGGCAAGCGAGACGCGTTGTGGCGGGTGTTGGAGCAGGTCGATATTCTGATCATTAATGACGGTGAGGCTCGGGCGCTCGGCGAAGACTCGAATCTGGTGAAAGTGGCGCAAAAAGTCCTTGCGCGTGGGCCCAAGCACCTCATTATCAAGCGTGGGGAGTATGGGGTATTGATGTTCAATGAGAAGCAGGTATTCGGAGCTCCGGCCTTTCCGCTGGAAGACGTACGAGATCCGACCGGTGCAGGTGATACCTTCGCCGGAGGCTTTCTGGGCTATTTGACGGCTACAGGCAACCGTTCGGCCGAAGCCTTCAAACAAGCAATTATCTTCGGGAGCGTCATGGCCTCATTTACTGTAGAAGCCTTTAGTCTTGACCGTTTGAGAATCCTAGATTACAAAGAGATTCAGGAGCGGTTTCGAGCCTTTAAGCAATTGACCCATTTCGAGGATCTTTCGTGA
- a CDS encoding tetratricopeptide repeat protein, protein MTQIRLACLIVRLFARPLLAMALLISWLPGCATSEGSVQKSKGYYHEGLASLDKDQQKAFVSFQKAVNLDPNNKEARYGLGHILAMQGKLPQAEEEFRAATKLDESYSEAHTYLGQILEKQGRWTEAIASFRQALTNPLYGTPDLARFHLGQALAHEGDYQGAMESFEDALVVNPPNVPPALLQLELGRAYYKLGFERRSREALTKVTTLDKGGEYAAAAKELLTRIK, encoded by the coding sequence GTGACCCAGATTCGCCTTGCCTGTTTGATTGTTCGACTATTTGCTCGTCCATTGCTTGCGATGGCTCTGCTGATCAGCTGGTTACCCGGCTGTGCGACCTCGGAAGGTTCGGTACAGAAGTCAAAAGGCTATTACCACGAAGGCCTCGCGAGTCTGGATAAGGATCAGCAGAAGGCCTTTGTATCGTTCCAGAAGGCTGTGAATCTCGATCCGAACAACAAGGAGGCGCGATACGGGCTCGGTCATATTCTGGCGATGCAGGGTAAATTGCCCCAAGCCGAAGAAGAATTTAGGGCGGCGACAAAGCTTGATGAAAGCTACTCGGAAGCCCACACATATCTGGGCCAGATATTGGAAAAGCAGGGGCGATGGACGGAAGCGATCGCCTCATTCCGTCAAGCACTGACCAATCCCTTGTATGGAACCCCGGACCTGGCCCGGTTCCATCTCGGCCAGGCGCTGGCCCACGAAGGTGATTACCAGGGGGCGATGGAATCGTTTGAGGATGCCCTAGTGGTCAATCCACCAAACGTTCCACCGGCGTTGTTACAGTTGGAGCTGGGGCGTGCCTACTACAAGCTGGGATTCGAACGACGCTCACGGGAGGCGCTGACCAAGGTGACGACGCTCGATAAGGGCGGCGAGTATGCCGCAGCTGCGAAGGAACTGCTGACAAGGATCAAGTAA
- a CDS encoding helix-turn-helix domain-containing protein, whose product MESIGEFFRQVRETKGLTIDEVASKTRIRTDFVKALEEGNFAKLPDQVFARGFVRSYARSLGLDEEDAIHRFAQSAGTYYDKQAERERLRVRQAEEERKRQVNRKAVAIAIGIAILTLIFLLSREQSSLLVRRSSTDSVPSASKRTTQPAPESQESPPSQLAEEILPSLKTKPNDPPVSSAEVSAGNHVEPATKPATASAAPVLAAPSPSSPGSDGPLGGISLEGSEATEGQLALELEATELSWVVVQIDGGSPQEVLLRPGEKATWKGQDQFTLTLGNAGGVKAELNGVPQKPFGPSGKVARDIIVKR is encoded by the coding sequence ATGGAATCGATCGGTGAATTTTTCAGACAGGTGCGGGAGACGAAGGGGCTCACCATCGACGAAGTCGCATCCAAGACGCGAATTCGAACTGATTTCGTGAAGGCGTTAGAAGAGGGGAACTTCGCCAAGTTGCCCGACCAAGTGTTTGCGCGAGGCTTTGTCCGGTCCTATGCCAGGTCCCTTGGGCTTGATGAAGAGGATGCGATCCACCGATTCGCTCAATCGGCAGGCACGTACTACGACAAGCAGGCAGAACGAGAACGGTTGAGAGTGCGGCAGGCCGAAGAAGAGCGGAAACGTCAAGTCAATCGGAAGGCCGTTGCGATTGCGATCGGTATCGCGATCCTCACGCTCATCTTTCTCTTAAGCCGTGAACAGTCGTCGCTCCTCGTCCGGCGTTCGAGCACAGACTCCGTTCCTTCCGCATCCAAGCGAACCACTCAACCGGCTCCAGAATCTCAGGAATCTCCGCCAAGCCAGCTGGCTGAGGAGATCCTCCCGTCCCTCAAGACGAAACCGAACGATCCCCCCGTCTCGTCAGCTGAGGTGAGCGCAGGAAACCATGTTGAGCCAGCGACCAAGCCCGCAACGGCTTCGGCTGCTCCGGTACTAGCAGCTCCGAGTCCTTCGTCGCCTGGTAGCGACGGACCACTGGGCGGGATTTCACTCGAGGGGTCGGAAGCAACAGAGGGGCAGTTGGCGCTTGAGCTTGAAGCGACAGAGCTGAGTTGGGTCGTCGTTCAAATCGATGGCGGTAGCCCTCAAGAGGTCCTGCTCAGACCTGGAGAAAAGGCCACATGGAAAGGCCAGGACCAGTTTACCTTGACGCTTGGTAACGCAGGGGGAGTCAAGGCCGAGCTCAATGGCGTACCTCAAAAGCCCTTCGGCCCGAGTGGCAAAGTCGCACGCGATATTATTGTCAAGCGCTAA
- a CDS encoding cytochrome c, with the protein MGYFSKFLGISAVLMLLSVSAYAGEERDPLKARVPADQMADARAAKNPVASSPETLAKGKALYEGKGTCFNCHGKEGDGMGEAGKILNPAPRNFTNCKFHKKRKDGELFWVIKNGSAGTGMVPLIPAAITEEEAWTIINYERAFCKDKE; encoded by the coding sequence ATGGGGTATTTTTCTAAGTTTTTGGGAATCAGCGCAGTGCTAATGCTGCTATCGGTCTCGGCATACGCAGGCGAAGAGAGGGACCCGCTGAAGGCCCGCGTTCCAGCGGATCAGATGGCCGATGCGAGGGCCGCCAAGAATCCAGTCGCCTCAAGTCCGGAGACCCTTGCCAAGGGAAAGGCTCTGTACGAGGGCAAGGGAACCTGTTTCAATTGCCATGGTAAGGAAGGAGATGGCATGGGCGAGGCTGGTAAAATTCTGAATCCGGCCCCACGTAATTTCACGAACTGTAAGTTCCATAAGAAGCGGAAAGATGGCGAACTCTTCTGGGTGATCAAGAATGGCAGCGCAGGCACAGGCATGGTGCCGTTAATCCCGGCCGCGATCACGGAGGAAGAGGCCTGGACGATCATCAACTACGAGCGAGCCTTCTGCAAAGATAAAGAGTAG